Below is a genomic region from Oscarella lobularis chromosome 14, ooOscLobu1.1, whole genome shotgun sequence.
GATTTAGCTGTTGGCATATCTAATCAcaagatatatatatatacataagTCTTAGTTCTAAGAAATCCACCTTGCTTGTTGCAAGCCAATAGTAAGGGAATTCGATTCCCTCCAAAAAAGGCATCCGCCAAAATATCGTAGACAAGTTCGGCAACATCGCGTCCTTCTAAATTGGCACTATCAATGACCAGGACTATTCCTCTATGAATAGAGTAAGATTCTTctcaaaaataatttttcacgtttgaaattgtttttttttaccttACGCCGTCTTTGTACTGATCGAGAACGTGCGATCGGACTCTCTCGTGACCAGGAATGTCGACTAGTTCAGCTATTTGTTCTTTATTTCCGAGTTTGATTGCGAGACTTCCTTTGTTCTCCTTTATCGACGTCTGGGTCTTCGCTTCCTTGCCCGAAACGAGCTAATGTAACGTATTCGAGCTGGTGGAGTGACGCTTTGGCGACTTACGCGTAGAaacattttcgtttttcccgAATCGTTGAGACCAACGAAAAGGATTCGATTTCCGCGCTTCTGTCGACCGTAGACGCATCTCGTTAGGCCCACTAGACTAAGCGATTAAAGGCGTGTAGACGAGCGTCAACGGTGAGACGTACACGTAAGGAGAACTACCAGTACGGCGACGAGGATCGCCACGAGTTCCATCTCGTCGCGTAGGAGTGCGCGATTCTACGCGATAATACGCGACAATGTTCTTTCCGCGAAGAGGAGGTCGCCACtggcgcggcggcggcggctacGGCGGCGGCTACGGTCGCGGCTacggtcgtcgtcgcagcgcCGGCTTGGGAgtctttcttctcgccgCGCAAATCCTCCAAATGGGAGTCCAGCACATTCCGCCCGTCACACtcggaatcgtcgccgcaAATGCGTCCGTCTACCTCGGTCTCCtgcgtcgatttcgattgaTACGCGTGCCGAGCATCAAGGAAGCGTGCGTGAGCGCCTTTCACGTTTGGCACAAAGGCCAATGGTCGCGTCTCATCTGGGCCGCCTTTTTGCACGCCGACGAGTGGCATCTCTACTACAACATGGCCTCGTTTCTATGGAAAGGCCGCTCGTTAGAACCGCGCATGGGCAGCGGCCGATTTCTCTACCTCATCGCCGTTTTCACCGTTTTGACGAgcgcgacgctcgtcgcATTGAATctcatcgccgtcgacgctctcTCCCAGCCCCATTATTACACTGACTGTGCCGTCGGCTTTTCCGCTGTTCTATTCGCTCTCAAAATTCTAACGACGTTCGACATGCCGCCTAGCGCGCGCACGTCCATCATGGGTTTCATTGTCGTGCCGACGCGATACGCCTGTTGGGTCGAATTAGTCGTCACGTCGCTTCTCTTTCCGAACGTCTCCTTCCTCGGTCATCTCGCCGGAATTCTCGTCGGACTCGCTTACGTGAAAGGCCCGTTACGAAATCTCATGTTCGGTTTATTTCCGGATTTTGGGGCGAGGGCGTGGCAACCAGCTCGCACCACGACTACTACGAGAAGTAGTGGAACTGTTGGGGGCGTGGCACCAGGTGAAGAGGATAGTCCTGAAGTGCAAGCTGCTATTGCTGCGAGTTTGCGTGCCGAGCAATCGCCGAGACTTCGACCGTTGACCCAGAGACGAAATCGGTCGCAAACTTCTTCCCGGATGGCTGACCCGGATAATTCTGACGATCCTGAACTGCAAAAAGCAATTAAAGAGAGTCTCAAAGAAAGTTCACAGACACCTGGTTAGTTTAGCTTTATAttgatatttatttatttatttatttatttatttattagtgGAACCGTCTGCTCCTCCTGAAGATCTGATGTCCAATGAAGAGAGTGGGCCAATTGGATGGGATCCAGACATTGTTAGACATGCTAGATTGGCTCGCTTTGATCGGACGTCCTAATGCTTTTAGTTTTGATTGCTAGATAGAGGTTCTTCTATTCTACGTAATAGAATTTTAAACGCAAACTGAAAATAAAGTCGAGGATCACACCCCCACGTGCTATAAGTtacgaagaaacgattaGCTAAAGACTTACGCTCGCTTCATGACAGATGAAAAGAGTGCTGCCCTTCGAGAGCAGCCTGTTTCAGCTTGGCAGTCATCGTCGCTTTGGACGAGTAATCAGGCAATTTCAGATAGTTTACGCACGTCATCACGGACGGGAGAAAGTCGTCGGGATTCAGCGGCGgttcaattgtttttctcaCTATTGTTAGCGGCGGATTGAGGCTTCGAAAgcctgaagaagaaaaacgaagcgatAAAAGGAGAGACAAAGGCGAGAATTCGTTGACTACCTCCAACGGGAAGATGAGGACAACCAGTGACGAATTGAACAAAGCAACGTCTTTGCATCAAATCATACGAACTCATAATCTCAAAGAGCATTTGAACAGCCCGACTAGGATGAGATTATTACAGGATGTCTGCCTCTTCTACGTTTTTTTCCTACCTATCATGTGTGTAGCCGTGATCGGGGCGACAATTATCAACCAAAACTGCGTGACAATCAATCTAGAACTCAAAGGGGTGAAGAGGGCGTGCAGTCTTACCTCTTATATCccatttttcttcgtcacttcCACACAAAAGCAATTCCAACTGAAACAAGCAGATGAATTGACTAGAGGAAATTTCATAATATTCCTACCTCGTGTGGATAGAAAGCACTGAGCGCTGAAAGCGGAAAAACAGACGCAAATCCCTCGCGGAAGGCTTTGAACTGATCGGACACGCCTTCGATGAGAGTCCACCGCCAAACGAGCTGCCCATCAATAGTCTACGCGTTTCCCTACTAAAACGAGACTATGAACTCACCTCTAAATATTCGTCGAGATTTTCTATCGTCACGAGAACGTCTCTGCCGCCGGGCTAGAATAAATAGTGAAGGGATTTTGTAGAAAATGATGAGATTCTGCTCTACTTTGAGCTCGATGTCTCTGTTGCCGGGCAATGTGAAATCCAAATCCAGATCTTCAATTTTGGATTCGTCAATGCGAATTCCATCAATGGCAgccgccttttcttcgtcgctctaCAAAAACACCAGATTTTCGCTATTTTTCGTCTccggaaaaagaagaataaCGAACGAGAGAGTCATTCGATTCCACGCGACGTTTTTCCATCACGGAACTGCGCAGCTGACAGTACGATTTCGCCAGAACAGGATCAACGTCCTAGAAAGAACGACAGTGTATTTTCACCCTAAATTCATCCAGTCGCGCATACCCAAAGATCTGCTGGAGAAAGGGCTGACTCTTGCCCGAGCATCCACTTATAAAACGGAACGCTAAGTGGAAGATCGacctaaagaaaagcaatagaaataaaaaaaatgatcgtGGTTATGTCTACCATTCGAGAGTCCAACATAGACTTAGCCAAAAACTTCCCTAGGAAGCGGAATTGGTCTAGCACGTGGACGAAGAGATCTCTGTCGCCATCAATAGTCATACAAGCTGTTACGAAGACAGAGCTAGAAGAATCGCTATTTAATTGACTCGTTTTATACCGGGAAAGAGTCCACCAGGCGATTTAATGTATAGGCGAGCTCTAGTTTCTTCGGAAGCCGCTATTGAAAGTAGAGTAACGGGGCCAAAGCGTTGGGTTTATTCCTACTTGTTCCCTCAGGCAATTCGTACTCTTCGCCCCGCCACATCTTCAAATCAGCGCGCTGGAGTTCCCTGGAAACGAGAGTGTAGAACTCCAATGTCGGTCCCAAGCCCGTGCCAACCTAAACGGGAAGAAATTAGATTTTTCGCCACGTTGTTCAAGGAGACTTACTTCGTTTGAGAAGCTCACTTCGAGAACGGATCTCGAGCTGCCCAATTCGTTCATTATCGCCTCAGCTTGCCTCAGGATTCGAGTACGAGACACAGCTCTCTGTGAAAACAGTAGAAATGCTGAGACTaaagtgagagagagaaaccGAACTTTTCTTTTGTCCAGTCTA
It encodes:
- the LOC136195652 gene encoding signal recognition particle receptor subunit beta-like; translated protein: MELVAILVAVLVVLLTLGLTRCVYGRQKRGNRILFVGLNDSGKTKMFLRLVSGKEAKTQTSIKENKGSLAIKLGNKEQIAELVDIPGHERVRSHVLDQYKDGVRGIVLVIDSANLEGRDVAELVYDILADAFFGGNRIPLLLACNKQDMPTAKSQAVIKSLLEKEIDALRVTRSAALEGIDNTKSPDKNAFIGKQGKPFEFSHISCPINFAECACTSDTDMKPVQTWIENLF
- the LOC136195645 gene encoding rhomboid-related protein 4-like; translation: MFFPRRGGRHWRGGGGYGGGYGRGYGRRRSAGLGVFLLAAQILQMGVQHIPPVTLGIVAANASVYLGLLRRFRLIRVPSIKEACVSAFHVWHKGQWSRLIWAAFLHADEWHLYYNMASFLWKGRSLEPRMGSGRFLYLIAVFTVLTSATLVALNLIAVDALSQPHYYTDCAVGFSAVLFALKILTTFDMPPSARTSIMGFIVVPTRYACWVELVVTSLLFPNVSFLGHLAGILVGLAYVKGPLRNLMFGLFPDFGARAWQPARTTTTTRSSGTVGGVAPGEEDSPEVQAAIAASLRAEQSPRLRPLTQRRNRSQTSSRMADPDNSDDPELQKAIKESLKESSQTPVEPSAPPEDLMSNEESGPIGWDPDIVRHARLARFDRTS